One window of the Solanum stenotomum isolate F172 chromosome 11, ASM1918654v1, whole genome shotgun sequence genome contains the following:
- the LOC125844529 gene encoding putative disease resistance RPP13-like protein 1: MEIGLAVGSAFLSSVLNVLIDRLTPKGELLKMFQKHPDGVQHLEKLREILLGLQIVLSDAENKQTSNRLVSKWLNKLQDAVNSAENLIEQVNYEALSLKVEGQLQNLAETSNQQVSDLNLCLGDDFFLKLEDTIKKLENLQMDISGLGLPKHFGSTKQETRTPSTSLVDESAIFGRQNDIADLIDRLLSEDASGGNLTVVPIVGMGGAGKTTLAKVVYNDEKVKNHFGLRVWYCVSEPYDVFRITKGLLQGVDSFDPKDDGNLDKLQIKLKESLKGKKFLVVLDDVWNDTYSEWESLRNVFVEGDMGSKIIVTTRKKSVAKMMCAKEVDHCTITVGTLSSEDSWALFKRHSLENRDHPELEEVGKKIADNCNGLPLALKAVAGTLRGKSKVEEWRNILRSEIWKQESCWNGILPALMLSYNDLPAHLKQCFAYCAIYPKNCPFSKDQVIHLWIANGFVKQFCSGNQCFLELRSRSLFEKVPESERKPGEFLMHDFVNDLAQIASSKLCIRLEENEGSDDMLEQSRHMSYSMGREGDFAKLKQLSKSGQLRTLLPVNIVFCFYQLSKRVLHNILPKLTSLRALSLSGYEIEEFPNDLFVKLKLLRFLDLSGTKIKRLPDSICALYNLETLLLSSCADLEELPLQMEKLINLRHLDLSNTFNSNLPHLDLSNTFNSKMLLHLSKLKSLQVLVGAKLRLGGLKMEDLGELENLYGSLSVLELQNVVDQREALKAKLKEKNHVENLYLEWSERSTANDSQTEIDILDGLRPHTNIKEVEITGYRGTKFSGTEFPSWLADPLFLKLVKLSLSNCKDCFSLPALGELPSLKILCIRGMHKITEVKEEFYRSSSSNEPSNSLEKLEFADMPEVTKEFYGSSSSKKPFNSLEKLEFKDMLAWKHWHVLGCGEFPKLEKLSIENCPKLMEKLPENLCSLTELIISECPQLNLDKSQLKGMKQIVELKIGDCNHLTLPFSILPSTLKKXLKCLPEIELFNLQVLKIKNCMKLVNGRKEWCLQRLPCLTALEIRHDGSDEEIQHWELPSSITRLKIYRLKTFSSQVLKSLTSLQYLFIADLPQIQSLLEQGGLPSSLSELHLDYYDELHSLHLCHLTSLLRLNINNCPNLQSLSESTLPSSLSQLTIENCYNLQSLSESALPSSLSQLTIENCDNLQSLSESTLPSSLSQLTIRNCRNLQSLSESALPSSLSKMTIKNCPELQSLSEFALPSYLSELIIKDCRNLQSLSVKGMPSSLSILEMHVMIKTNGAPTDCGMSFAQSTPKIAHTSTINVDWENLILVTVYVSCYRSSSVCTRKNINYVVLIIKLAANGTYSSDGTQRRKARDDTIIELSVLRNRNFWTQMIPRRKARDDTIIELSVLRNRNFWTQMFILLKISSFEDGAPNKIFSIPRDQNLRSLVKGGAILHCTTTHVGVCT, translated from the exons ATGGAGATTGGCTTGGCAGTTGGTAGTGCATTTCTCTCTTCAGTTTTGAATGTTCTCATTGATAGGCTTACTCCTAAGGGTGAGCTGCTAAAGATGTTTCAGAAGCATCCGGATGGTGTTCAGCACTTAGAGAAGCTGCGGGAGATTTTGCTTGGTCTTCAAATTGTGCTAAGTGATGCAGAGAATAAGCAAACATCAAATCGACTCGTGAGCAAGTGGTTAAATAAGCTTCAAGATGCTGTGAACTCTGCTGAAAACTTAATTGAACAAGTCAATTATGAAGCATTGAGTCTTAAGGTGGAAGGTCAGCTTCAAAATCTTGCAGAAACAAGCAACCAGCAAGTAAGTGACCTCAACCTTTGCTTGGGTGATGATTTCTTTCTTAAGTTGGAAGACACTATtaaaaaattggagaatttgcaAATGGATATTAGTGGCCTTGGCTTACCGAAACATTTTGGTTCGACGAAACAAGAAACTAGAACACCTTCAACTTCTTTGGTTGATGAATCTGCTATCTTTGGTAGGCAGAATGATATAGCGGATTTGATTGACCGTTTATTGTCTGAAGATGCAAGTGGAGGAAACCTAACTGTAGTTCCTATTGTTGGAATGGGCGGCGCGGGTAAGACAACACTTGCTAAAGTGGTTTACAATGATGAGAAGGTGAAGAACCATTTTGGTTTGAGAGTTTGGTATTGTGTTTCTGAGCCATATGATGTTTTCAGAATAACGAAAGGGTTACTTCAAGGAGTTGACTCATTTGACCCGAAGGATGACGGCAATCTTGATAAGCTGCAGATCAAATTGAAGGAAAGCCTGAAGGGAAAGAAGTTTCTTGTTGTCCTTGATGATGTGTGGAATGATACCTATAGTGAGTGGGAGAGCCTGAGAAATGTTTTTGTAGAAGGAGATATGGGAAGTAAGATCATTGTAACAACACGTAAGAAGAGTGTTGCTAAGATGATGTGCGCTAAGGAGGTGGATCATTGCACCATCACTGTGGGGACTCTGTCTAGTGAAGACTCTTGGGCTTTATTCAAACGACATTCACTAGAAAATAGGGATCATCCAGAACTTGAAGAGGTTGGGAAAAAAATTGCAGACAATTGCAATGGGTTGCCTTTAGCTCTAAAGGCAGTTGCTGGTACTTTACGTGGAAAATCAAAGGTGGAGGAGTGGAGAAACATTTTAAGAAGTGAAATATGGAAACAGGAAAGTTGTTGGAATGGTATATTACCAGCATTGATGTTGAGCTACAATGATCTTCCTGCACATTTGAAGCAATGTTTTGCTTACTGTGCAATATACCCCAAAAATTGTCCATTTTCCAAAGACCAAGTTATTCATTTGTGGATTGCTAATGGTTTTGTAAAGCAGTTTTGTTCAGGTAACCAGTGCTTTCTCGAGTTGAGATCAAGATCACTGTTCGAGAAGGTCCCAGAGTCTGAACGGAAACCGGGGGAATTCTTAATGCATGACTTTGTCAATGATTTGGCCCAAATTGCATCTTCAAAACTTTGTATTAGGTTGGAAGAAAACGAAGGATCTGATGATATGTTGGAACAAAGTCGGCACATGTCCTATTCCATGGGACGAGAAGGTGACTTTGCGAAATTGAAACAACTCTCCAAATCAGGGCAGCTGAGGACATTGCTTCCAGTCAATATCGTCTTTTGCTTTTATCAGCTAAGCAAGAGGGTGTTGCATAACATACTGCCAAAACTGACATCCTTAAGGGCATTATCATTGTCAGGttatgagattgaggagtttccAAATGACTTGTTTGTCAAATTAAAGCTCCTCAGATTTTTGGACCTTTCTGGGACAAAGATTAAAAGGTTGCCAGATTCTATTTGTGCATTGTATAACTTGGAGACACTTCTCCTGTCATCTTGTGCTGATCTTGAGGAGCTACCGCTGCAGATGGAGAAGTTGATAAACTTGCGTCATCTTGACTTAAGCAACACTTTTAACTCGAACTTGCCTCATCTTGACTTAAGCAACACTTTTAACTCGAAGATGCTGCTACATCTGAGCAAGTTGAAAAGCCTCCAAGTGTTAGTGGGAGCCAAGTTACGTCTAGGTGGTTTGAAAATGGAAGATTTGGGTGAACTAGAGAACTTGTATGGATCTCTATCAGTTTTAGAGTTACAGAATGTGGTCGATCAAAGGGAAGCTCTGAAAGCAaaattgaaggagaaaaatcatGTTGAGAATTTATATTTGGAGTGGAGTGAAAGAAGTACTGCTAACGATTCACAAACTGAAATTGACATACTTGATGGGCTACGCCCACACACAAACATAAAAGAAGTTGAAATCACTGGATATAGAGGGACCAAATTTTCAGGGACCGAATTTCCAAGTTGGCTGGCTGATCCTTTGTTTCTTAAGCTAGTAAAATTGTCTCTTAGCAACTGCAAGGACTGTTTTTCTTTGCCAGCACTAGGAGAACTTCCTTCTTTGAAAATCCTTTGCATTCGAGGGATGCATAAAATAACAGAAGTGAAGGAAGAATTTTATCGCAGTTCATCCTCCAATGAGCCTTCTAACTCTCTTGAGAAGCTTGAATTTGCAGATATGCCAGAAGTGACGAAAGAATTTTATGGCAGTTCATCCTCCAAAAAGCCTTTTAACTCTCTTGAGAAGCTTGAATTTAAAGATATGCTGGCGTGGAAGCATTGGCATGTACTAGGATGTGGGGAGTTCCCTAAACTTGAGAAGCTTTCAATTGAAAATTGTCCGAAGTTGATGGAGAAGTTGCCTGAAAATCTTTGTTCTCTGACAGAATTGATAATTTCAGAATGTCCTCAACTGAATTTGGATAAATCCCAACTTAAGGGAATGAAGCAGATTGTTGAATTAAAGATTGGTGATTGTAACCATCTTACCTTACCTTTTAGCATACTGCCCAGTACCTTGAAGAAANAGCTCAAGTGTCTGCCAGAAATAGAGCTCTTCAATTTACAAGTCCTGAAGATCAAAAATTGCATGAAACTAGTGAACGGCAGAAAGGAGTGGTGTTTACAGAGACTCCCCTGTCTTACAGCGTTAGAGATCAGACATGATGGCAGTGATGAAGAGATCCAACATTGGGAGTTGCCTTCCTCTATTACAAGACTTAAAATATACCGTCTGAAAACATTCAGCAGCCAAGTTCTCAAAAGCCTCACCTCTCTTCAATATCTATTTATTGCTGATTTACCTCAAATTCAGTCACTGCTGGAACAAGGTGGGCTTCCCTCCTCTCTTTCTGAGCTACATTTAGATTACTATGATGAGCTCCATTCACTACATCTTTGCCACCTCACTTCCCTTCTACGTTTAAACATCAACAATTGCCCTAATCTCCAATCACTCTCCGAATCAACACtgccctcctccctctctcagcTGACCATCGAGAATTGCTATAATCTCCAATCACTTTCCGAATCAGCATtgccctcctccctctctcagcTGACCATCGAGAATTGCGATAATCTCCAATCACTTTCTGAATCAACACTGCCCTCCTCTCTCTCTCAGCTGACCATCAGAAATTGCCGTAATCTCCAATCACTTTCCGAATCAGCACTGCCCTCCTCCCTCTCTAAGatgacgatcaagaattgccCTGAACTCCAATCACTCTCCGAATTTGCACTGCCCTCCTACCTCTCTGAGCTGATCATCAAGGATTGCCGTAATCTCCAATCCCTTTCAGTAAAAGGGATGCCCTCTTCCCTCTCTATACTA GAAATGCATGTGATGATTAAAACAAATGGTGCTCCCACTGAT TGTGGAATGTCTTTTGCTCAATCCACACCGAAAATTGCTCATACTTCCACCATAAATGTTGATTGGGAGAACCT GATTTTGGTAACAGTATATGTAAGCTGTTACCGCTCTAGCTCAGTTTGTACCAGGAAA aatataaattatgttgtgcTTATCATCAAACTTGCTGCAAATGGGACGTACAGCTCTGATGGAACCCAAAG ACGGAAAGCAAGAGACGACACAATTATTGAACTTTCTGTATTGAGAAATCGGAATTTCTGGACGCAAATG ATACCAAGACGGAAAGCAAGAGACGACACAATTATTGAACTTTCTGTATTGAGAAATCGGAATTTCTGGACGCAAATG TTCATACTGCTTAAAATTTCTTCATTTGAGGATGgcgctcccaacaagattttctccatacccagggaTCAAAACCTGAGGTCTCTGGTTAAGGGTGGAGCAATCTTAcactgcaccacaacccatgttggtgtATGCACTTAA